A window of Natrinema versiforme contains these coding sequences:
- a CDS encoding aspartate kinase produces MRVVAKFGGTSLGSGDRINRAADSIAAAVEDGHEIAVVASAMGSTTDELLDEISFETDEADRAQIVSMGERTSVRMLKAALSARGIDAIFLEPGSDRWPVVTDEYGEVNVEETRERAAEVAADLDGTVPVITGFLAEGPDGSITTLGRGGSDTTAVMMGKYMDADEVVIVTDVEGVMTGDPHVVEGARNVGEISVDELRNLSFRGAEVVAPSALSYKEGNLDVRVVHYQHGDLLSGGTSIEGEFKNLVDLRERPLACLTVAGRAIRNEPGIFHHLSEALDESDVNIDAVASGMDTITFYIDEEEAERAENILHREVIARDELSSVTVDSPIAVIRVTGGELPNQPGIISEIVNPLAEARIHLQDIITSATSVALFVNWDDREETLELTQDLF; encoded by the coding sequence ATGCGCGTCGTAGCCAAGTTCGGCGGGACGAGTCTCGGTAGCGGGGACCGGATCAACCGCGCCGCGGATTCGATCGCCGCGGCCGTCGAGGACGGCCACGAGATCGCCGTCGTCGCCAGCGCGATGGGGTCGACCACCGACGAACTGCTCGACGAGATTTCCTTCGAGACCGACGAGGCAGACCGCGCCCAGATCGTCAGCATGGGCGAGCGGACCTCCGTTCGCATGCTCAAGGCCGCGCTGTCGGCCCGCGGCATCGACGCGATCTTCCTCGAGCCCGGCAGCGATCGGTGGCCCGTGGTCACCGACGAGTACGGCGAGGTCAACGTCGAGGAAACCCGAGAACGCGCCGCGGAGGTCGCGGCGGATCTCGACGGTACGGTTCCGGTCATCACCGGCTTCCTCGCGGAGGGGCCGGACGGCTCGATCACGACGCTGGGACGGGGCGGCAGCGATACCACGGCGGTCATGATGGGCAAGTACATGGACGCCGACGAGGTCGTCATCGTGACCGACGTCGAGGGCGTCATGACCGGCGACCCCCACGTCGTCGAAGGGGCCCGGAACGTCGGCGAGATTTCGGTCGACGAACTCCGGAACCTCTCCTTCCGCGGGGCCGAGGTCGTCGCGCCCTCCGCGCTCTCCTACAAGGAGGGCAACTTGGACGTCCGCGTCGTCCACTACCAGCACGGCGACCTGCTCTCGGGCGGGACGAGTATCGAAGGCGAATTCAAGAACCTCGTCGACCTGCGCGAGCGGCCGCTGGCCTGCCTGACCGTCGCCGGTCGGGCGATCCGAAACGAGCCCGGTATCTTCCATCACCTCTCGGAGGCGCTCGACGAGAGCGACGTCAACATCGACGCCGTCGCCAGCGGAATGGACACCATCACGTTCTACATCGACGAGGAGGAGGCCGAACGCGCAGAGAACATCCTCCACCGCGAGGTCATCGCACGCGACGAACTCTCGAGTGTCACCGTCGACTCGCCGATCGCCGTCATCCGCGTGACCGGCGGCGAACTTCCCAACCAGCCGGGGATCATCAGCGAGATCGTCAACCCCCTCGCCGAGGCCCGCATCCACCTGCAGGACATCATCACGAGCGCGACCAGCGTCGCCCTCTTCGTCAACTGGGACGACCGCGAGGAGACCCTCGAGTTGACCCAGGACCTGTTCTAG
- a CDS encoding redoxin domain-containing protein has protein sequence MAEPALEVTLPNVGSGPDRLALADLTAPVEPADPTTGDEPDPAYDAVVLLLHRDHHAGQCRRQVRAVADRYDEFRERGCAVVSVVPEPRERVREWQERYDLPYPICADPDATLGDAFDQPVRLGSLGRRFDLVGRMPAAIIFDVRAADPDELAVTAAYRGRTMLDRPAIDALLAHADRRS, from the coding sequence ATGGCCGAACCCGCCCTCGAGGTGACGCTGCCGAACGTCGGCTCGGGACCGGATCGACTGGCGCTCGCGGACCTGACGGCACCGGTCGAACCGGCGGACCCGACGACGGGCGACGAGCCGGACCCCGCCTACGACGCCGTCGTTCTGTTGCTCCACCGCGACCACCACGCGGGACAGTGTCGCCGGCAGGTCCGGGCCGTCGCCGACCGCTACGACGAGTTCCGCGAGCGGGGCTGTGCGGTCGTCTCGGTCGTTCCCGAACCGCGCGAGCGAGTCCGAGAGTGGCAAGAGCGGTACGACCTCCCCTATCCCATCTGTGCGGATCCGGACGCGACCCTCGGCGACGCCTTCGACCAGCCCGTTCGCCTCGGGTCGCTCGGTCGCCGCTTCGATCTCGTCGGCCGGATGCCGGCCGCGATCATCTTCGACGTCCGGGCCGCGGATCCCGACGAGCTGGCGGTCACCGCGGCCTACCGCGGCCGAACGATGCTCGACCGACCCGCGATCGACGCGTTGTTAGCCCACGCCGACCGACGCTCCTGA
- the solA gene encoding N-methyl-L-tryptophan oxidase — MSASEDRYDVVVIGVGGMGSATTAHLADRGLDVLGLERYDVPHTMGSSHGITRIIRRAYYEHPSYIPLIERAYELWDDLAAETGREVIHRTGSIDAGPSDNVVFEGSLRSCEEHDIPHEVLTSEAVSERFPGYDLPEGYRALYQPDGGFVVPEQSIVGHVETAQAAGAEVRARERVLEWEPTPDGGVRVETDRGTYAAERLVLAAGAWNYKFTDALSGLAVPERQVLGWFQPDRPATFEPENFPVWNLKVPEGRFYGLPIYDVPGFKIGKYHHRDERVDPDDYDTEPGPEDERLLREVTTNYFPEAAGPTMRLATCMFTNSPDEHFILDTLPDHPQVAVGAGFSGHGFKFASVIGEILADLAVDGETDHPIEMFRLDRFDDE, encoded by the coding sequence ATGAGCGCGAGCGAAGACCGATACGACGTCGTCGTGATCGGCGTCGGCGGGATGGGCAGCGCGACGACGGCCCACCTCGCCGACCGCGGACTCGATGTGCTGGGACTCGAGCGCTACGACGTGCCCCACACGATGGGCTCGTCACACGGCATCACGCGGATCATCCGGCGGGCCTACTACGAGCACCCCTCCTACATTCCGCTGATCGAGCGGGCCTACGAGCTCTGGGACGATCTCGCGGCGGAAACCGGCCGCGAGGTGATCCACCGGACGGGCTCGATCGACGCCGGCCCCTCGGACAACGTCGTCTTCGAGGGATCGCTGCGCTCCTGCGAGGAACACGACATCCCCCACGAAGTGCTCACGAGCGAGGCAGTCTCCGAGCGGTTCCCCGGCTACGACCTCCCGGAGGGGTACAGAGCGTTGTACCAGCCCGACGGCGGGTTCGTCGTCCCCGAACAGTCGATCGTCGGCCACGTCGAGACGGCCCAAGCGGCGGGTGCCGAGGTCCGCGCCCGCGAGCGGGTCCTCGAGTGGGAGCCGACGCCCGACGGCGGCGTCCGGGTCGAGACCGACCGCGGCACCTACGCGGCCGAGCGGCTGGTGCTCGCCGCCGGGGCGTGGAACTACAAGTTCACCGACGCGCTCTCGGGCCTCGCGGTCCCCGAGCGGCAGGTGCTCGGTTGGTTCCAGCCCGACCGCCCGGCGACGTTCGAACCGGAGAACTTCCCGGTCTGGAACCTCAAAGTGCCCGAGGGGCGGTTCTACGGGCTGCCGATCTACGACGTGCCGGGGTTCAAGATCGGCAAGTACCACCACCGCGACGAGCGGGTCGATCCGGACGACTACGACACCGAGCCCGGTCCGGAAGACGAGCGACTCCTCCGCGAGGTCACGACGAACTACTTCCCCGAGGCGGCCGGGCCGACGATGCGGCTCGCGACCTGCATGTTCACGAACTCCCCCGACGAGCACTTCATCCTCGACACGCTGCCCGACCACCCGCAGGTGGCCGTCGGCGCGGGCTTTTCGGGCCACGGATTCAAGTTCGCCAGCGTCATCGGCGAGATCCTCGCCGATCTCGCGGTCGACGGCGAGACCGACCACCCGATCGAGATGTTTCGGCTGGATCGGTTCGACGACGAGTAG
- a CDS encoding DNA-directed DNA polymerase II small subunit, which produces MPLEAPARIVSELTSRGYNAEREAVTRLASAADPGAALERVLEDIPNDALVVRTEHVEAALSTDDAGGSAEPSSESAAVGDGPTPVDHSSTDPSPTPSASTGTGGASGGERADPAPVETEGSPSANRSADPAQRSVEIVGDMTGQSTGTGEYSDFVSVFRDRLDRLGAKLRGRINHRPATAIQSMPGGSEVAMVGLVNDIRSTASGHWLVELEDATGTFPWLVMKDREYVDLVDELLCDEVLAMEGTLADDSGIAFVDSMHFPDVPRTHEPSTADRHVQAALISDVHVGSQEFMADAWNAFADWLHTPEAEHVEYLLLAGDMVEGVGVYPDQDDELDIVDIYEQYEAFSEHLKKIPGDIEIVMIPGNHDAVRLAEPQPGFDEELREIMSAHDPQIVSNPSMVTVEGVSVLMYHGVSLDEVIAELPEDKASYDDPHKAMYHLLKKRHVAPQFGGHTRLAPEEKDYLIIDEVPDIFHTGHVHKLGFGKYHDVLAINSGCWQAQTDFQKSVNIDPDAGFAPIVDLDTLDVTVQKFS; this is translated from the coding sequence GTGCCACTCGAGGCCCCCGCTCGGATCGTCAGCGAACTCACGAGCCGCGGGTACAACGCCGAACGCGAGGCGGTGACCCGGCTCGCGTCGGCGGCGGACCCCGGCGCGGCCCTCGAGCGCGTGCTCGAGGACATCCCGAACGACGCGCTGGTCGTCCGTACCGAGCACGTGGAGGCGGCCCTCTCGACGGACGACGCGGGCGGCTCGGCCGAACCCAGTTCCGAGTCCGCCGCCGTCGGAGACGGTCCCACGCCTGTGGACCACTCCTCCACGGACCCCTCCCCAACCCCCTCCGCTTCGACTGGAACTGGTGGGGCCAGCGGCGGCGAACGGGCCGATCCCGCTCCAGTTGAAACGGAGGGGTCCCCGTCGGCGAATCGGTCCGCCGATCCGGCCCAACGGTCGGTCGAGATCGTCGGCGATATGACCGGCCAGAGCACGGGAACGGGCGAATACAGCGACTTCGTCTCCGTCTTTCGGGATCGCCTCGATCGACTCGGAGCGAAACTGCGCGGGCGGATCAATCACCGACCGGCGACGGCAATTCAGAGTATGCCGGGCGGCAGCGAGGTCGCGATGGTCGGGTTGGTCAACGACATCCGCTCGACGGCCAGCGGCCACTGGCTGGTCGAACTCGAGGACGCGACCGGGACCTTCCCGTGGCTGGTGATGAAGGATCGGGAGTACGTCGATCTGGTCGACGAACTGCTCTGTGACGAGGTGTTGGCGATGGAGGGGACGCTGGCGGACGATTCGGGAATCGCCTTCGTCGACTCGATGCACTTCCCGGACGTTCCGCGGACCCACGAGCCGTCGACGGCGGACCGTCACGTGCAGGCGGCGCTGATCAGCGACGTCCACGTCGGCAGTCAGGAGTTCATGGCCGACGCGTGGAACGCCTTCGCCGACTGGTTGCACACGCCGGAGGCCGAACACGTCGAGTACCTGCTGCTCGCCGGCGATATGGTCGAGGGCGTCGGCGTCTATCCCGATCAGGACGACGAACTCGACATCGTCGACATCTACGAGCAGTACGAGGCGTTCAGCGAGCATCTGAAGAAGATCCCCGGCGACATCGAGATCGTCATGATCCCGGGGAACCACGACGCGGTCCGTCTCGCCGAACCCCAGCCCGGCTTCGACGAGGAGCTCCGGGAGATCATGTCCGCACACGACCCCCAGATCGTGAGCAACCCGTCGATGGTGACCGTCGAGGGCGTCTCCGTACTGATGTACCACGGCGTCTCGCTGGACGAGGTCATCGCGGAACTGCCCGAGGACAAAGCGAGCTACGACGACCCGCACAAGGCGATGTACCACCTCCTCAAGAAGCGCCACGTCGCGCCCCAGTTCGGGGGCCACACCCGGCTCGCACCCGAGGAGAAAGACTATCTGATCATCGACGAGGTGCCCGACATCTTCCATACGGGCCACGTCCACAAACTCGGCTTCGGCAAGTACCACGACGTGCTCGCGATCAACTCCGGCTGCTGGCAGGCTCAGACCGACTTCCAGAAGAGCGTCAACATCGATCCCGACGCCGGCTTCGCACCGATCGTCGATCTGGACACGCTCGACGTGACGGTCCAGAAGTTCTCCTAA
- a CDS encoding aromatic ring-hydroxylating dioxygenase subunit alpha — MSRWNNGRDEVEPVSPDITDETNALPARYFTDPDVHEMEKETVFGRYWVYAGHTNCIPEPGDYFTRTVGDREIIVVRTNGGDVQAFYNVCAHRGSAMVEETPITDPGNANRIQCPYHLWTYDLEGDLASTPKSFEEARLNPDLEDDDVPELDAEENALMDVHTDRIGPFVFVNFAEEPMSLAEQAGSMKTELEALPLEEYHLARRIVSEVECNWKVFGGNYSECDHCQANHQDWVKDLELLDSKLEVNDYHWILHYQHKEDVDDEMRIHEEHEAKFYYFWPNFTVNMYGTADGYGTYIIDPIDEGRFQLVADYYFRNPDLTDEEETFVRTSRQLQEEDFELVERQQRGLESGAIAQARLGPNEHTVHKLHRLAQEAYEA, encoded by the coding sequence ATGTCACGGTGGAACAACGGCCGCGACGAGGTCGAACCGGTCAGTCCCGACATCACCGACGAGACGAACGCGCTGCCGGCGCGGTACTTCACCGATCCGGACGTCCACGAGATGGAGAAGGAGACGGTGTTCGGTCGGTACTGGGTGTACGCGGGTCACACGAACTGTATTCCCGAGCCGGGCGATTACTTCACCCGGACGGTCGGCGATCGAGAGATCATCGTCGTCCGGACCAACGGCGGCGACGTGCAGGCGTTTTACAACGTCTGCGCCCACCGCGGGTCGGCGATGGTCGAGGAGACGCCGATAACCGATCCGGGCAACGCGAACCGCATCCAGTGTCCGTACCACCTCTGGACGTACGACCTCGAGGGCGACCTCGCGAGCACGCCGAAGAGCTTCGAGGAGGCGCGGCTGAACCCCGACCTCGAGGACGACGACGTCCCCGAGTTAGACGCCGAGGAAAACGCCCTTATGGACGTTCACACGGATCGAATCGGGCCGTTCGTCTTCGTCAACTTCGCCGAGGAGCCGATGTCCCTCGCCGAACAGGCCGGCTCGATGAAGACCGAACTCGAGGCGCTCCCGCTCGAGGAGTACCACCTCGCCAGACGCATCGTCTCGGAGGTCGAGTGCAACTGGAAGGTCTTCGGCGGCAACTACTCCGAGTGCGACCACTGTCAGGCGAACCACCAGGACTGGGTGAAAGACCTCGAACTCCTCGACTCCAAACTCGAGGTCAACGACTACCACTGGATCCTCCACTACCAGCACAAGGAAGACGTCGACGACGAGATGCGTATCCACGAGGAACACGAGGCGAAGTTCTACTACTTCTGGCCGAACTTCACGGTCAACATGTACGGGACCGCCGACGGCTACGGCACCTACATCATCGACCCCATCGACGAGGGGCGGTTCCAACTCGTCGCGGACTACTACTTTAGGAACCCCGACCTGACCGACGAAGAGGAGACGTTCGTTCGGACGAGCAGGCAACTCCAGGAGGAGGACTTCGAACTCGTCGAGCGCCAGCAACGCGGCCTCGAGTCGGGCGCAATCGCCCAAGCCAGACTCGGGCCGAACGAACACACCGTCCACAAGCTCCACCGCCTCGCACAGGAGGCCTACGAGGCCTGA
- a CDS encoding GNAT family N-acetyltransferase, translating into MFVRTATPDDALEVRRILDAAMLEPGNVESRIAEGNVLVAGDERGGTTDTNRERVLGTVVLESLEEGEDGDRGAHVSAIGVRRRHRGRGIGRALIDRAIDREGRLTARFDDGVRPFYERVGFAIEPIDEQRHRGIKGSPETESD; encoded by the coding sequence ATGTTCGTCCGCACCGCCACCCCGGACGACGCCCTCGAGGTGCGGCGCATCCTCGACGCGGCCATGCTCGAGCCGGGAAACGTTGAGAGCCGAATCGCGGAGGGAAACGTTCTGGTCGCCGGCGACGAGCGCGGCGGGACGACCGACACGAACCGCGAACGGGTGCTCGGCACGGTCGTGCTCGAGTCCCTCGAGGAGGGCGAAGACGGCGACCGCGGTGCCCACGTCTCGGCGATCGGTGTTCGTCGCCGTCACCGCGGGCGCGGCATCGGCCGGGCGTTGATCGACCGCGCCATCGACCGAGAAGGGCGGCTGACGGCGCGGTTCGACGACGGCGTCCGCCCGTTCTACGAGCGGGTCGGCTTCGCGATCGAACCGATCGACGAGCAGCGACACCGCGGCATCAAGGGCAGTCCCGAGACCGAGTCCGACTAA
- a CDS encoding helix-turn-helix domain-containing protein has translation MSLIAILDVAHPDLALTPTIRDCPEASIEVVPHSTTDPETGLFFYLVEGADETFEDVLERDHTVADWMLVDDLGSTRIYRLQHPADTTLISPMTTELGGLLLKAQSNDRGWTNRLHLPDREALAELWECCEETDIAFDLHRMFRQDEWTGEAVPAVTDEQRAALVTAYEEGYFEEPRETSLEELADSLGISPTAVGGRIRRGTGQLVETTLLEE, from the coding sequence GTGAGTCTGATCGCAATCCTCGATGTCGCCCACCCCGATCTCGCGCTGACGCCGACGATTCGCGACTGCCCGGAGGCGTCCATCGAGGTCGTGCCCCACTCCACGACGGACCCCGAGACGGGACTGTTCTTCTACCTCGTCGAGGGTGCGGACGAGACGTTCGAGGATGTCCTCGAGCGCGATCACACGGTCGCGGACTGGATGCTCGTCGACGACCTCGGATCGACGCGCATCTATCGGCTCCAGCACCCTGCAGACACTACGCTGATCTCGCCGATGACGACCGAACTCGGCGGGCTACTGTTGAAAGCCCAGAGCAACGACCGAGGGTGGACCAATCGCCTCCACCTCCCCGATCGAGAAGCCCTCGCCGAACTCTGGGAGTGCTGCGAGGAAACGGACATCGCCTTCGATCTCCACCGGATGTTCCGGCAGGACGAGTGGACCGGCGAGGCGGTCCCGGCGGTGACCGACGAACAGCGCGCCGCGCTGGTGACCGCCTACGAGGAGGGCTACTTCGAGGAACCCCGCGAAACGTCGCTCGAGGAACTCGCAGACAGCCTCGGCATCTCCCCGACGGCCGTCGGCGGGCGCATCCGTCGCGGAACCGGCCAACTGGTCGAGACGACGCTCCTCGAGGAGTAA
- a CDS encoding tryptophanase, which translates to MVAYKTKVAERIRLPSRDQRERALAEAGYNAFNLDAEDVFVDLLTDSGTGAMSDAQWAALMRGDESYAGSRSFDELESAVRDVMGFERVVPTHQGRGAENVLYGTLLEEGDVALNNTHFDTTRAHVANQGADPVDCPAEGAHDLATDAPFKGNLSLERARSVVDEVGTERVPLVISTITNNSTAGQPVSVENTRRVRDFADEIDATFVIDACRFAENAGFVRRREAEFAGADIDEIAREQLSYADAIVMSGKKDGLANAGGFVATDDEALFERCKQRAILYEGFPTYGGMSGRDVAALAVGLREAVEEAYVADRLDGVREFAALLEDAGVPIYTPPGGHAVYLDAGAALPHLSDDEFPGQALVCELYREGGVRGVELGSFAFPDTDRPELVRLAVPRRTYHTEHFEHVAETAAAVLEKREGVDGLEIVSEPENRELRHFTADLEPVLA; encoded by the coding sequence ATGGTCGCGTACAAGACGAAAGTAGCCGAACGAATCCGGCTCCCCTCGCGGGACCAGCGCGAACGAGCACTCGCCGAAGCCGGGTACAACGCCTTCAATCTCGACGCCGAGGACGTCTTCGTCGATCTCCTGACCGACAGCGGTACCGGTGCGATGAGCGACGCCCAGTGGGCGGCGCTGATGCGCGGCGACGAGTCCTACGCCGGCTCGCGGAGCTTCGACGAACTCGAGTCGGCCGTCCGGGACGTGATGGGATTCGAGCGGGTCGTGCCGACCCATCAGGGACGGGGCGCGGAGAACGTCCTCTACGGCACCCTCCTCGAGGAGGGCGATGTCGCGCTCAACAACACCCACTTCGACACGACGCGGGCCCACGTCGCGAATCAGGGGGCCGACCCGGTTGACTGCCCGGCCGAGGGGGCTCACGACCTCGCAACCGACGCGCCGTTCAAGGGAAACCTCTCGCTCGAGCGCGCCCGGTCGGTCGTCGACGAGGTAGGCACCGAGCGCGTGCCGCTGGTGATTTCGACGATCACGAACAACTCGACGGCGGGGCAACCGGTCTCCGTCGAGAACACCCGTCGCGTACGGGACTTCGCCGACGAGATCGACGCGACGTTCGTCATCGACGCTTGCCGGTTCGCCGAGAACGCCGGCTTCGTCCGGCGGCGCGAAGCGGAGTTCGCCGGGGCCGATATCGACGAAATCGCCCGCGAACAGCTCTCCTACGCCGACGCCATCGTCATGAGCGGCAAGAAGGACGGACTGGCCAACGCGGGCGGCTTCGTCGCGACCGACGACGAGGCGCTGTTCGAGCGGTGCAAGCAGCGAGCGATCCTCTACGAGGGCTTCCCCACCTACGGCGGGATGTCCGGACGAGACGTCGCCGCGCTGGCTGTCGGTCTCCGCGAGGCCGTCGAGGAGGCGTACGTGGCCGACCGCCTCGACGGCGTCCGGGAGTTCGCCGCGCTGCTCGAGGACGCCGGCGTGCCGATCTACACGCCGCCCGGCGGCCACGCCGTCTACCTCGACGCCGGCGCGGCGCTCCCCCACCTCTCGGACGACGAGTTCCCGGGGCAGGCGCTGGTCTGCGAACTGTATCGAGAGGGCGGCGTCCGCGGGGTCGAACTCGGGAGCTTCGCGTTCCCCGATACGGACCGACCGGAACTGGTCCGCCTCGCGGTGCCGCGCCGTACGTATCACACCGAACACTTCGAACACGTCGCGGAGACCGCCGCAGCCGTCCTCGAGAAGCGCGAGGGGGTCGACGGACTCGAGATCGTCTCCGAACCCGAAAACCGCGAGTTACGTCACTTTACGGCCGACCTCGAGCCGGTTTTGGCCTGA
- a CDS encoding sugar ABC transporter substrate-binding protein — protein MSTEQPGTDVFEEIDPDPDAVLAEFGVESPDELAAEGGAHDTVPDDRIDVDDTTAAELFADLEAQATETRAAELEDRDSDGSTDSTDSTDAPADQIDGASPSEFEEFEAAVVAGREDEGLVESTAAELNAVAERVVGSDETAAADETEAPLESGVILEAEAPTGSEEPAAADEGDGEPVPEARSAAGTDTRDTARSDDSASDRSLTVSHATADELELVGPDPTTTRIDTDAFGRAGADGN, from the coding sequence ATGAGCACAGAGCAGCCGGGCACGGACGTGTTCGAAGAGATCGACCCCGATCCCGACGCGGTGCTGGCCGAGTTCGGCGTCGAATCGCCCGACGAACTCGCCGCCGAGGGCGGCGCACACGATACGGTCCCGGACGACCGGATCGATGTCGACGACACGACGGCCGCCGAACTGTTCGCCGATCTCGAGGCCCAGGCCACTGAGACTCGAGCGGCCGAGCTCGAGGACCGGGACTCCGACGGCTCGACCGACTCGACCGACTCGACCGACGCGCCGGCCGATCAGATCGACGGAGCATCCCCGTCCGAATTCGAGGAGTTCGAGGCGGCTGTCGTCGCCGGCCGCGAGGACGAGGGCCTCGTCGAGTCGACGGCTGCTGAACTCAACGCGGTCGCCGAGCGCGTGGTCGGGTCCGACGAGACGGCCGCTGCCGACGAGACCGAAGCGCCGCTCGAGTCCGGAGTGATACTCGAGGCCGAAGCGCCGACCGGTTCCGAAGAACCGGCTGCTGCGGACGAGGGCGACGGCGAACCGGTGCCAGAGGCCCGAAGCGCCGCGGGGACGGACACTCGAGACACTGCTCGGAGCGACGATTCCGCGTCCGACCGGTCGCTCACCGTTTCCCACGCGACGGCGGACGAGCTGGAACTCGTCGGTCCCGACCCGACGACGACGCGAATCGATACCGACGCCTTCGGTCGCGCCGGCGCGGACGGGAACTGA
- a CDS encoding S26 family signal peptidase: MSGSNSGDPPDDSGDNDREQRDRSAGASQSPPAAEEPSRNGPERDPASVSDSDADAVTIEDDGVLRWFLKTDDETVMMARDVLSSVAIVAAVGLLLFAVSGIWPPLVAVESGSMEPNMHTGDLIFVVDDDRFVGDNPAAGTGVVTLENGQESGYDKFSNPGDVIVYQPNGDASEVPVIHRAHFWVEEDEHWVDTKASEEIVGDATCAEVTTCPADHAGFVTKGDANDGYDQYGNGISDVVKPEWVTGKAMYRIPWLGNVRLTFDKLLGGMLAPTSPSSQPLQDPASATMTSTPTPNGPDASGSGLHGELAGVVGIASVGAGATVAIGRSRR, translated from the coding sequence ATGAGCGGTTCTAACTCCGGGGATCCCCCGGACGATTCCGGCGACAACGATCGCGAGCAACGGGATCGAAGCGCCGGCGCGTCACAGTCACCACCCGCGGCCGAGGAACCGTCACGGAACGGTCCCGAACGCGACCCCGCTTCCGTTTCCGATTCCGACGCCGATGCCGTAACGATCGAGGACGACGGTGTTCTCCGCTGGTTCCTCAAAACCGACGACGAGACCGTGATGATGGCTCGAGACGTGCTGAGCAGCGTCGCCATCGTCGCAGCCGTCGGTCTCCTCCTGTTCGCGGTCAGCGGCATCTGGCCGCCACTGGTCGCCGTCGAGAGCGGGAGCATGGAACCGAACATGCACACGGGCGACCTCATCTTCGTCGTCGACGATGACCGATTCGTCGGTGACAACCCCGCTGCCGGAACTGGCGTCGTCACGCTCGAGAACGGCCAGGAAAGCGGCTACGATAAGTTCAGCAACCCCGGAGACGTGATCGTCTATCAACCGAACGGCGATGCATCGGAGGTTCCGGTAATCCATCGCGCCCACTTCTGGGTCGAGGAGGACGAGCACTGGGTCGATACGAAGGCGAGCGAAGAAATCGTCGGCGACGCGACCTGTGCGGAAGTCACCACCTGTCCCGCCGATCACGCCGGTTTCGTCACGAAAGGTGACGCCAACGACGGCTACGATCAGTACGGGAACGGGATCAGCGACGTCGTCAAACCCGAGTGGGTCACCGGCAAAGCGATGTACCGCATTCCGTGGCTCGGCAACGTCCGCCTGACGTTCGATAAACTCCTCGGCGGGATGCTCGCTCCCACGTCGCCCTCGAGCCAGCCGCTACAGGACCCGGCATCGGCGACGATGACATCGACGCCGACGCCGAACGGTCCCGATGCTTCCGGCTCCGGCCTGCACGGTGAACTAGCCGGCGTCGTCGGCATCGCCAGTGTCGGAGCCGGTGCCACGGTCGCGATCGGCCGGTCCCGTCGCTGA
- a CDS encoding S26 family signal peptidase, translated as MDGPDGGERNGERSGTRDERSGSKPFPTESPDHRDPNAAADRQPKPGTRARADRDETVTIEDDGIVRWLLETDDWTVTVGRDIATCLAIVAVISLLLFGSSGVWPAFVAVESGSMEPNIAQGDLVFIADDDRFVGDGAVAGTGIVTFQSGQATDHEKFATSGDVIVFLPNGDPTETPTIHRAHFWVETGENWIETKADSSFTNGATCNEIVSCPAPHDGFITKGDANPGYDQLPRSGADTTVVSADWVTGKAMARVPWIGGITLAVGSVRSLTGVGSIAVLAGAGVLALVLFAMAASERDP; from the coding sequence ATGGACGGCCCCGACGGCGGCGAACGGAACGGCGAGCGGTCCGGAACTCGCGACGAACGCTCCGGATCGAAGCCGTTTCCGACGGAGTCTCCCGATCATCGCGATCCGAACGCCGCTGCCGACCGCCAACCGAAGCCGGGCACTCGAGCGCGAGCCGATCGCGACGAGACGGTCACGATCGAGGACGACGGGATCGTCCGCTGGCTGCTCGAGACTGACGACTGGACGGTCACCGTCGGTCGAGATATCGCGACGTGTCTCGCTATCGTGGCGGTCATCAGCCTCCTCCTGTTCGGCAGCAGCGGCGTCTGGCCGGCGTTCGTCGCCGTCGAGAGCGGGAGCATGGAACCGAATATCGCGCAGGGAGACCTCGTCTTTATTGCCGACGATGACCGGTTCGTCGGGGACGGTGCCGTCGCGGGAACCGGTATAGTCACGTTCCAGAGCGGGCAGGCGACCGATCACGAGAAATTCGCCACCAGCGGGGACGTGATCGTCTTCCTGCCGAACGGCGATCCGACCGAGACGCCGACGATCCACCGCGCCCACTTCTGGGTCGAGACGGGCGAAAACTGGATCGAGACCAAGGCCGATTCCAGTTTCACGAACGGTGCGACCTGCAACGAGATCGTCTCGTGTCCGGCACCGCACGACGGCTTCATCACGAAAGGCGACGCCAATCCCGGCTACGACCAACTGCCGCGGTCGGGCGCGGACACGACCGTCGTCAGCGCGGACTGGGTCACCGGGAAAGCAATGGCTCGAGTGCCGTGGATCGGCGGAATCACGCTCGCGGTCGGTTCGGTGCGGTCGCTGACCGGCGTCGGCTCGATCGCCGTCCTCGCCGGGGCGGGCGTCCTCGCACTCGTTCTGTTCGCGATGGCCGCCAGCGAGCGCGACCCGTAA